Below is a genomic region from Streptomyces sp. NBC_00461.
CGTGCCACGGACGCGGCGACACTGACGGAGATCACCCGGGTGACCGGACTGTCCCGGCCGACCGTGGAAGGTGTCGTCGAGGGCCTCATCGAGGTGGGTTACGTCGTCGAGAAGGCGGCCGACGAGAGCGTCGTACGACGCCAGGGGCGGCCCGCGCGGCGCTTCCGGTTCCGGGCCGAGGCCGGACATCTGCTGGGTCTGGACATCGGGCCCCACCGCGTTGCCGCGCTCCTCGCCGACCTCGACGGACGGGTGCTCGGCTCGGTCGCGAAGGACGTCGACGAGACGGCTCCCGCCGACGAGCGCCTGGAGCGGCTGCGCACCGCGGTGGCCGAACTGCTGCGCCGGGCCGGGGTCGCTCGCGGCTCGCTGCGGGCCGTGGGAGTCGCCTCGCCCGGGATCGTCGAGGCGGACGGCACCGTACGGCTGTGCGCCGCGCTGCCCGAGTGGACGGGGCTGCGTCTGGGCGAACGGCTCAGCCGGTCCTTCAAGTGCCCGGTGCTCGTCGAGAACGACGCCAACGCCGCGGCCGTCGCGGAGCACTGGAAGGGCGCGGCCACCGAGTCCGACGACGTAGTGATGGTGCTGGCCGGGCTGAGCCCCGGAGCCGGTTCGCTGATCGGCGGGCAGTTGCACCGGGGGTACGGAGGGGCGGCCGGCGAGATCGGCGCGCTGCATCTGCTGGGCCGCGAGGTGACCCCCGAGACGCTGCTGTCCACCACCGACGAGCCGCTGCACCCGCTGGACGAACAGGCCGTCGCCGAGGTCTTCGCGCAGGCCCGGGAGGGAGACCAGCGGGCCCGCGCGGCCGTCGACCGCTTCATCCAGCGGCTCGTCCACGACGTGGCCGCCCTGGTCCTGGCCCTCGACCCGGAACTCGTCGTCATCGGCGGCTGGGCGGCCGGCCTG
It encodes:
- a CDS encoding ROK family protein; translated protein: MGQLTGGDPSLLRRINSAVVLHALRATDAATLTEITRVTGLSRPTVEGVVEGLIEVGYVVEKAADESVVRRQGRPARRFRFRAEAGHLLGLDIGPHRVAALLADLDGRVLGSVAKDVDETAPADERLERLRTAVAELLRRAGVARGSLRAVGVASPGIVEADGTVRLCAALPEWTGLRLGERLSRSFKCPVLVENDANAAAVAEHWKGAATESDDVVMVLAGLSPGAGSLIGGQLHRGYGGAAGEIGALHLLGREVTPETLLSTTDEPLHPLDEQAVAEVFAQAREGDQRARAAVDRFIQRLVHDVAALVLALDPELVVIGGWAAGLDGVLDPLRRELARYCLRPPKVTLSLLGEAAVATGALRLALDHVEEQLFAVEGTMTARR